The following proteins come from a genomic window of Pyxidicoccus sp. MSG2:
- a CDS encoding adenylate/guanylate cyclase domain-containing protein: MSASSPLFGDLLLKLGIVTPSQVQEALALQALTGQRVGEALISLGYVTREQIQDALGEALGLHQDKSPLQPALGELLVGLKYVTLAQLEEALARQRRDGRKLGEILVELGHCTYKQIYEALGLQNRIAGRQEAPRPFIDGRRRVVVVDDSPLACAFVQEGLVALNYEVLCYQDPFEALEGMSRLQPAIVLSDLEMPGLDGVELCRRLKEGPSRGVPVIILTANDREAERVRGLRAGADDYVNKSASMDELAARIESVVRRTGETERMRKLFARYTSDAVVDEILKSADAVVLTGEKREVTVLFSDIRNFTGLAESLPPEQVVGVLNQVLGRLSDAVFTCGGTLDKFLGDGLMAVFGAPVARTDDALRALQCAKMMMDAMADLRIEAESEWAANGREGRPLVLELGIGINSGVVVAGNIGSTVRAEYTCIGDAVNVAARLCALAGPGEILVGERTRELVNANDTAFEDLPPVRLKGKQQPVPLYRAL; the protein is encoded by the coding sequence ATGAGTGCTTCGAGCCCCCTGTTCGGTGACCTGCTGCTCAAGCTGGGCATCGTCACGCCCAGTCAGGTGCAGGAGGCCCTTGCCCTGCAGGCCCTCACCGGCCAGCGCGTGGGTGAGGCCCTCATCTCCCTCGGCTACGTCACGCGCGAGCAGATTCAGGACGCGCTGGGCGAGGCGCTCGGGCTGCATCAGGACAAGAGCCCCCTCCAGCCCGCGCTGGGCGAGCTGCTCGTGGGGCTCAAGTACGTGACGCTGGCGCAGCTCGAGGAGGCGCTCGCCCGCCAGCGCCGCGACGGCCGCAAGCTGGGCGAAATCCTCGTCGAGCTGGGCCACTGCACGTACAAGCAAATCTACGAGGCGCTCGGCCTGCAGAACCGCATCGCCGGTCGGCAGGAGGCCCCGCGGCCCTTCATCGACGGCCGCCGCCGCGTGGTGGTGGTGGACGACAGCCCGCTGGCCTGCGCCTTCGTGCAGGAGGGGCTCGTCGCGCTGAACTACGAGGTGCTCTGCTACCAGGACCCGTTCGAGGCGCTGGAGGGCATGAGCCGCCTGCAGCCCGCCATCGTCCTGAGTGATTTGGAGATGCCCGGCCTGGACGGCGTGGAGCTGTGCCGGCGGCTGAAGGAAGGCCCCAGCCGCGGCGTGCCGGTCATCATCCTCACCGCGAATGACCGCGAGGCCGAGCGCGTGCGCGGCCTGCGCGCGGGCGCCGACGACTACGTCAACAAGTCCGCCTCCATGGACGAGCTGGCCGCGCGAATCGAGAGCGTGGTGCGGCGCACCGGCGAGACGGAGCGCATGCGCAAGCTGTTCGCGCGCTACACGTCCGACGCGGTGGTGGACGAAATCCTCAAGAGCGCGGACGCGGTGGTGCTCACCGGTGAGAAGCGCGAGGTGACGGTGCTGTTCTCGGACATCCGCAACTTCACCGGGCTGGCGGAGAGCCTGCCGCCAGAGCAGGTGGTCGGCGTGCTCAACCAGGTGCTGGGGCGGCTGTCGGACGCGGTCTTCACCTGCGGCGGCACGCTGGACAAGTTCCTCGGCGACGGGCTGATGGCCGTCTTCGGCGCGCCGGTGGCCCGCACGGACGACGCGCTGCGCGCGCTCCAGTGCGCGAAGATGATGATGGACGCCATGGCGGACCTGCGCATCGAGGCGGAGTCGGAGTGGGCCGCCAACGGGCGCGAGGGCCGGCCGCTCGTGCTGGAGCTGGGCATCGGCATCAACTCGGGCGTCGTGGTCGCGGGCAACATCGGCAGCACGGTGCGCGCGGAGTACACCTGCATCGGCGACGCGGTGAATGTGGCCGCGCGGCTGTGCGCGCTGGCCGGCCCGGGGGAAATCCTCGTCGGCGAGCGCACCCGCGAGCTGGTCAACGCGAATGACACCGCCTTCGAGGACCTGCCGCCGGTGCGGCTGAAGGGCAAGCAGCAGCCCGTCCCGCTGTACCGCGCGCTATAA
- a CDS encoding type II secretion system protein GspG codes for MSPTSDALPPPSRRSPILWVGLVFALALIGTVLGSALFRSRAIHSDRIHQDFAVLEDALERYRADGNTLPEEADLQQLLVPKYLPSLPLDPWGHPYRYTSNGERVILITLGQDDLRGGKGEEQDHTNSDGHGTPRAK; via the coding sequence ATGAGCCCCACCTCGGACGCCCTGCCGCCGCCTTCCCGACGCTCTCCCATCCTCTGGGTGGGGCTGGTGTTCGCGCTCGCGCTCATCGGCACGGTGCTGGGCTCGGCCCTCTTCCGCTCCCGCGCCATCCACTCGGACCGCATCCACCAGGACTTCGCGGTGCTGGAGGACGCGCTGGAGCGCTACCGCGCGGATGGGAACACCCTGCCCGAGGAAGCGGACCTCCAGCAGTTGCTGGTGCCCAAGTACCTCCCGTCCCTGCCGCTGGACCCGTGGGGCCATCCGTACCGCTACACCAGCAATGGCGAGCGGGTGATTCTCATCACCCTGGGCCAGGACGACCTGCGGGGCGGCAAGGGCGAGGAGCAGGACCACACCAACTCCGACGGGCACGGCACGCCGCGCGCGAAGTGA
- a CDS encoding universal stress protein, with the protein MAIVCATNLSPESVEAANVAAALAARLGEPLLLLGVLDGEPPGPMGRDAESAALQRLEAESARLRPVAGVVRPVLRSSTAAEEVLSDEECRHGRWVVVAADGWRPPAWRRASMPERLARHGCAPVLAVRREAALVDWLRGRRRLLVMVGVDPCSATSDAAVTFLREVRRVGPCDVLATYVCSPLEARERLGIHTPVHVEVLEPTVRNMEALDPAVERVLQRDVCERVGMLEGEGRLEVVLEPGFGRPADHLLHVAHARGADLVVVGTHARGGLGRLWHGSVSAGVLRHAEQSVACVPPSLREPRPAVAPRSVLVPVDFSEASARAISQARSLVGPGGRVHLLHVHRRRSGEVAFHDHYGVLPEPPREKDRVLQRLWELVPRDAGSQAVHWSVEGVSGDDVTLAICQATEREGVDLVCVGTSPEPSREPDALKGAVARELVARCRRPVMVVPTA; encoded by the coding sequence ATGGCCATCGTTTGTGCGACGAACCTCTCCCCCGAGTCGGTCGAGGCAGCGAACGTGGCGGCGGCGCTGGCGGCCAGGCTGGGCGAGCCCCTGCTGCTGCTCGGCGTCCTGGACGGTGAACCCCCCGGCCCCATGGGGAGGGACGCGGAGTCGGCTGCCCTCCAGCGGCTGGAGGCAGAGAGCGCCCGGCTGAGGCCGGTGGCCGGGGTGGTGCGGCCCGTGCTGCGCTCCAGCACCGCGGCGGAGGAGGTGCTCAGCGACGAGGAGTGCCGGCACGGGCGCTGGGTGGTGGTGGCGGCCGACGGGTGGCGCCCCCCGGCGTGGCGGCGCGCCTCCATGCCGGAGCGGCTGGCGAGGCACGGCTGCGCCCCGGTGTTGGCGGTGCGGCGCGAGGCGGCCCTGGTGGACTGGCTGCGCGGGCGCAGGCGGCTGTTGGTGATGGTGGGGGTGGACCCGTGCTCGGCCACCTCCGACGCCGCGGTGACGTTCCTCCGCGAGGTGCGCCGCGTGGGCCCGTGCGACGTGCTGGCCACCTACGTGTGCTCGCCGCTGGAGGCGCGTGAGCGGCTGGGCATCCACACGCCCGTGCACGTGGAGGTGCTGGAGCCGACGGTGCGGAACATGGAGGCGCTGGACCCCGCGGTGGAGCGCGTGCTGCAACGCGACGTCTGCGAGCGGGTGGGGATGCTCGAGGGAGAAGGGCGCCTGGAGGTGGTGCTGGAGCCCGGTTTCGGGCGGCCGGCGGACCACCTGCTGCATGTGGCGCACGCGCGCGGGGCGGACCTGGTCGTGGTGGGCACGCACGCGCGCGGCGGGCTGGGCCGGCTGTGGCACGGCTCGGTGTCCGCGGGGGTGTTGCGGCACGCGGAGCAGTCCGTGGCGTGCGTGCCGCCCTCGCTGCGCGAGCCGCGTCCGGCCGTGGCGCCTCGCAGCGTGCTGGTGCCGGTGGACTTCTCGGAGGCCAGCGCGCGAGCCATCTCCCAGGCGCGCTCGCTGGTGGGGCCCGGAGGCCGCGTCCACCTGCTGCACGTCCACCGCCGGCGCTCGGGGGAGGTGGCCTTCCACGACCACTACGGCGTGCTGCCCGAGCCGCCGCGGGAGAAGGACCGGGTGCTCCAGCGGCTGTGGGAGCTGGTGCCGCGCGACGCGGGGTCGCAGGCGGTGCACTGGAGCGTGGAGGGCGTCTCCGGGGACGACGTGACGCTGGCCATCTGCCAGGCCACGGAGCGCGAAGGGGTGGACCTGGTGTGCGTGGGCACCTCGCCGGAGCCCTCGCGGGAGCCGGATGCCCTCAAGGGCGCGGTGGCCCGCGAGCTGGTGGCCCGCTGCCGCCGGCCCGTCATGGTGGTGCCCACCGCCTGA